GGGGCGCGTTGTGGCATCAGAATGGGAAGAGGCGGGATTTTCCTCGGACGTCTTGCTTCTATCGTATGCGCGGCAAACGGGAATAAGGAACGCCGGCGCGCGAGACGGGGACGGCGCGGCCGCCGGGAATTACCGCTCGGAGAGGCGCTCGGCGGCGGAGTGGCCCCACTTCCTGAGCAGGCGCATCAGCTCGCGGCGTTCCTGAGGGCTGAGGGCGGCGGCGGTCTCTTCCATGTCGAGACGGTGGCGGCGGAAGGCGCACTGGATGAGATCGCGGCCCTCGGAAGTGAGCTCGACGAGGCGGGCGCGATGGTCGGTGGGGTGGGGCATGCGGCGCACCAGGCCCCGGCTCTCAAGCCGGTCGACGGCGGTGGTGATGGAGCCGCTGGTGAGCAGAATCTTTTTGCCGATGGTGTTGACCGGCTGCGGGCCCTTGTGGAGCAGCAATTCAAGAGCGGCAAACTCGGAGAGGCCGAGGCCGAGCCCCGCAATGCTGCGATGGGCGTTCTGCCCGACAGCGCGCTGGGCCTTCCAGAGGATGAGCCAGGTGTGCAGGCCGCTGAGGTCTTCTTCCGGCGGGGTGGCGCGCTCGGGCGCGGGTGCTCGCACCGGTTCCGGCTTTGTGCGTGGCCGGGTGCTTGCGGGTTCGGCAAGAGCTGCGTGCGTGGGAGGTGGTTTCTTCATGCAGTCTGTCACTATTTTTTCACGGAATCGTTTTGGCGCAGGGTGCATCTATCTTGATATCAAGATATTTTTGAGGGGCGCTGAGCGTCCCCAACCAACCGAAGAGGAGAGCTATATGAAGACTGTTTATAAGATCGATCCGGCGCACTCGGGCGCGCAGTTCACGGTTCGCCACATGATGATCAGCAATGTGCGCGGCGGCTTCAGCAACGTGCAGGGCACGATTGAGTATGATCCGCAGAATGTGGCGGCGACCAGCATTGAGTCCGTGATTGACGTGAACACGATCAACACGCTCGATGCGCAGCGCGATGCGCACCTGAAGAGCCCGGATTTTCTGCATGCCGAGCAGCACCCGACGATCACCTTCAAGAGCAAGAAGTTTGAGAGCGCGGGCGACGGCGAGGCGAAGGTGACCGGCGACCTGACCATTCATGGCGTGACGAAGGAAGTCGTGCTGAACGTGGAGGGCCCGACGCCGGAAGCGAAGGACCCGTTTGGCAATGTGCGCATTGGCGCCTCGGCCACGACGAAGATCAAGCGCAGTGAGTTTGGCCTGACATGGAATGCCGCCATTGAAACCGGCGGCGTGCTGGTGGGCGATGACCTGAAGATTGAGCTGGAGATTTCGGCGATTCGCGCGTAAGTAGTGAGAGCAAGACAACCCACTCTCTGTGCGCTTTGGCGTACAGAGAGTGGCCGCAGGGCAAGGAGGTATCCTTATGTCTCTCAGAGCACCCCGGGAGATTCTTGAGACGAAGACGACGATGGAAGGCGCAGGAGTGAAGCTGGAGCGCGCCTTTGGCTTTGGCAAGACCAAGGACTTTGATCCGTTTCTGCTCTTCGACGATTTTCGTAACGATGACCCCAAAAATTATCTGGCGGGGTTTCCGTGGCATCCTCATCGCGGCATTGAAACGATTACCTATGTGCTGGCGGGCGAGGTGGAGCATGGCGACAGCCTGGGCAATCGCGGCAGCCTGACCGGCGGCGACCTGCAGTGGATGACGGCGGGCAGCGGCATTCTGCATCACGAGATGCCGAAGGGCGATGCGCAGGGGCGGATGCATGGCTTTCAGCTCTGGGCCAATCTGCCGGCCTCGCTCAAGATGACCGCGCCGCGCTACCAGGACATTCCTTCGGCTGCGATTCCTGAAGTGACGGAGGACGACGGCACGCATGTGCGCGTGCTGTGCGGCGAGTTCTGGGGCCAGCGCGGGCCGGTGGAAGGCGTGGCGGCGGATCCGCAGTACATTGATGTGTCAGTGCCGCCGGGCAAGAAGCGCCGCCTCAAGGTGGATGTGACGCGCAATGCGTTTGCGTATGTATTCGCAGGCGCAGGCACGTTTCGCGACGCCTCAGAGCCGCGCGCGGTGCTGACGGAGCAGGCGCACGCGCCCGAGGCCGCGCCGGTGTACGACGCGAAGAATCACACGATGGTGCTCTTTGATCGCGGTGATGAGATTGTGGTGCAGGCGGGGCCCGAGGGCATTCGCTTTCTGCTGATCTCAGGCAAGCCGATCGAGGAGCCGGTCGCGTGGTACGGGCCGATTGTGATGAACACGCAGGAGGAGCTGCGCACGGCGATGAGCGAACTGCAGAGCGGGAAGTTCATCAAGCATCCCTGAGCCGGAACGGAACTGGCAATGGAAGGGCGTCTCGTTGCGAGACGCCCTTGCTTTTTGCCTGCATGAGCCGTGCGGTGCAGGGATTCATCGGCATCCAACCGCAAAGGATGGCGACGCTTCTAACTTAGCCGTAACCCGCCGCGCGGAAGGGTGGCTATGCATGGGCCAGAACGAAAGGAACGACGAGCAGCCACTGGAGCGACCCAGGCGGCGGTGTGGCCGCTGGTGCCGCGTTGCGGTGATTGTAACTGTGATAGTGGCAATTCTGCTGGGTATTGGCCAGTGGGTGGTGAACAACGCCGAGCCGATGCTGCGTCGAAGGATTGTGGACTCACTCTCGGCGCGCCTGAATAGCCGGGTGGTTCTGCAGCACTTTCATGTTTCGCTGGTGGCTGGGTTGTCGGCGACGGGCAGCGGGCTGCAGATTTATCCGAACGATATGCCGTCAGGGCGGCCGCTGGCGACGGTGGAGAAGTTCTCCTTTCATACTCACTGGCATGATCTGTTTCGCAGCCCGATGAACATTGCGCTGGTGAAGGTGAGCGGGCTGCATCTGAACATTCCGCCGAAGCAGGTGCGTCAGCAGGTGAAGGCGCTGCACCCCATGCGCGGACAGAAGGGCTCGCACAAGCAGAGCATCAACGTGGATCGCGTGCAGGTGGATCACGCGGTGCTGAACATCATGAGCAGCAAGCCGGGCAAGCCGCCGATGATGTTTGTGATTTCGAATATCCGGATGGGAGCGGCGGAAAAGGGCAAGGGGCGGCACTTTACGGCGCAGCTCATCAATCCCAAGCCGGTGGGCGCGATTGCCACGGATGGTTATTTCGGGCCGTTTCATGCGGACGATCCGGGGCAGACGCCGGTCTCGGGCGATTACAGCTTTGCGCATGCTGATCTCGGAACCATCAAGGGCATCGGCGGCATGCTTTCGTCCAAAGGGCATTATCAGGGGCAACTGAACCACATTGTGGTGGATGGCGAGACGGATACACCCGACTTCAGCCTGAGCACGGCGAATACACCGGTGCCGCTGCACACTCAATTTCATGCGATTGTGGATGGCACCAACGGCAACACCTATCTGCAGCCGGTGAACGCCATGCTGAACCACTCGAAGATTGTGGCGCGCGGTGAGGTGGTGCGCGGCCCCGGCGGCAAGGGGCATGAGATTGATCTGAAGGTGGAATCAGGGCCCGCCAACATTGAGGACTTTTTGCGGCTGGCGGTGAAGACGACGCCTCCGTTGATGAGCGGCGCGGTGACGCTGCATTTTTCGTTGAAGATTCCGCCGGGCAAGGTGTCTGTGGTGAAAAAGCTGCAGTTGGATGGGACCTTTCAGTTGAAGAATGCACACTTCAACAATCCGAAATTTCAGGCGGCGGTGGATGAGCTGAGCCTGCGGGCGCAGGGGCGGCCGAAAAAGGCGAAGACGATCGGCAAGGCGCGCAAGCAGGGGAATCTCGATCAGGTGCAGATGCCGGATGCGGCCTCGCAAATGCAGGGGCACTTTTACCTTGGGAATGGAAAGCTGAGGCTGCAGCATCTGGTCTACACGGTGAAGGGCGCGGTCGTGGGGCTTGACGGCGTGTATTCGCTTGACGGAAAGCAGTTTGACCTGCATGGCGTGGTGCGCACCTCGGCCAAGGCATCGCAGATGGTGACGGGCTGGAAGCACTGGGCGCTGAAGATCGCCAATCCGTTCCTGTCAAAGAAGAATGCGGGGATGCAGGTGCCCATCCAGATTCACGGGACGCGCTCGTCGCCGCACTTCGGTCTCGACTTCAAGCATCGCCATGAAGATGAGAAGGCGCTGCCGAAGGGCAAGCGGGTGCAGCCTCCGCCGCAGTAGGCTCAGCGCGCTTCTGCCGACGGCTCAAGAATGATGTCGCAGTCGCGCTCTACATAGCCGAAGCGCATGAACTGATAGCCGCAGAAATCGTGGGTTTCGCTGTAGCCATGCTGCTTTGCGTAGGCCACGATGCGATAGCGGTCGTTCTGCCAGATACTGTTCAGGCCGGCACCGGGCCTTTTCCAGTCGTAACTGACAGCGCTGTCGCGCGGGCTCCAACGGAAGCCGCCGACAACGATGATGCGCGGGCGTTTTGCGATTGCGATGGGGGCATCCCGGTCGATGTGCTGGTGTTTGCTCCATAGCCAGTAGGGCGAGCTCTGGTTGGCGTAGATATTGCGCCGGAAATACGGAAGCACGTTGATGGAGTGATAGTAAAAGCCATCCACGGGGACGCCGGAATACTGCTTGAGGAATGCGGCGGTCGCGGTGCTGGGAGCGGAGGCGGTGCGCGTGCTGCGCCAAAGGGCATGGGCGGTCCAGGCGATCTGTTCGACTGCCATCAGCACCAGCAGGGCGGTGACGATGCGATGCCCGCGCGTCAACGGCTGCGTGGTAGAGGGCCACACCAGCCAGAGCGCGATGAAAAAGCCCATCATCATCATGCCGCAGTGCCTTGGCTCCAGATACATGCTGCTGAAAATCAACACGAGCACCAGATAGGGCAACAAGCCGGGCCATCCCATCGGACCCGCTTCGAGGGTCGGGGGTGTGCGAATGGCCAGCCAGCAGAGCGCGCCGAAGAGCAGGAGTCCGTAAAGGCCCGCGTCTGACAGCGGAAAAGTGATGGTGCCGAGAATGCGCGCGGCTCTTTTGTGGAGAGACTGGAGCGGCGTGCGATGGTGGCGCGGATAGGGTAAGGGAACCAATTGATCCGCCGCGGTAGTGGCCGAAGAGTGGGGCTGGTACTTTGCCGCGAGGGGCCGGCCAAGGAGCTGGGCGTCCATTCTTTTGGCCGATTTGACGATGTTTGTGGCGGCTGGCCAACTGTCATCCGGTGGCGGATATGCCGAAAAAACGGCCACACTGACGCCGGTGAGCAGGATCAACGCCGCTGCGATCCCGGCCGGGTTGCGCCCGAGGCCTGCGACGCCGGACCGGGACCGGGAGCGCCATGCCTGCATCAGGGCTACGGCCGCCAGTCCCAGAGCAGCAAGAAAGCCGTGCAGTGAGATGTTGGCGCACAGGGCCAGAATTACGGCGAGAAGTATGGGACGCTGTGCGCGGTTCCGCAGCAGCGCCGCCGCTGCAAAGCCTAGCGGCGTGAATAACACATAGCTGCGAGCGATGACGGCGTCCTGATAAGCGAGCCAGAAGGTGAGCGGCAACAGCAGGCGCAGTATGGGAGGAAATGGCGACCAGCGCAGGAAAATCGCGATGCCGGCCAGCGCCATGGCTCCCGTCGCCCAGGCCATGCCGGAATAGCTCACGTGAAGCAGAATCAGCAGATGCAGGAAGCAGTGCCACAGAGCGGGGCTGCCCTCATAGCGCACCCCATGCGCCACAATCTGCCAGAAGCCCATGGAGCGGGCGATCAGCCACGCCTGTGCTTCGTCAGCCCACGGGTCGTGCCATAACAATCCAATGCTAACTACGGCAGCGTCAAGCAGCAGAGCCAGCGTGTCCCAACCGCTCCAGCGGCGAGGCCTGTCGCCGGCCTCGGCAGAGCGCTCCATCCAGCTCATGCGTATAAATACGTCTCCTACATTCCCGTGGGAAGTTCAGTTGTCTGAGCCGATTCTATACATGCTCAAAGCCAGATTGCCATGCGGGAAGGTAAATACTCCGATGGTTGACTTAGGGCGATAACGTAAGTTGATGAAACGCAAGGTGTAGGAAGGTGGAGCGCGGAGGGTCTGGCGGGACGAGCATGCCCGAGCGGGGGCGGTTTTGCGCCTCGGGGCCGGCCGTGAGCCTTTTGGGTTGCCCTGCGCATCCAATATGGGTAACATAAGAGAATTGCAGGAAAGGTCTTTTCGAGTCATGCCAAAGCAGAATATTCATCCGAACTACAACGAAATTCATGTCAAGTGCGCCTGCGGGAACGACTTTACGACGCGCTCGACCCATCGTGGTGACATCCACGTGGAAATCTGCTCGGCTTGCCACCCGTTTTTCACCGGTAAGCAGAAGCTGATCGACACCGCGGGCCGCGTGGAGCGCTTCCGCCGCAAGTACGCCAAGGTCGAAGCCGCCAAGTAACGCGCCGGCGCAGCACAGAACCCAGAAGCCTCCGCGTTGGCGGAGGCTTCGACGTGTTTGCCGGGAATGCAGGGCCTCTTCGATGAAGAAGCGATCGATGAAGAAGCAGTGGGACAATCCGGTCGAGTACACCATGCCGGAGGGCGTGCGCGTGCCCGCGTCGATGGATATCGGCGGGGTGGTGGTGGCTCCGGCAACGGTGCTGGCGCCCATGGCGGGGGTGACGGATACGGTGTTCCGCCGCTTCATCCGGAACGCGAGCCTGTTTGCCGAGGGCGGCGCGGGCGCGGCGAATGTGGACCGCGAGGTGACCAACCAGCAGTCCGGCTGCGGGCTCATCATGACCGAGTTCACCTCGGCGGATGGGTTGTCGAAGATGCGCGAGTCCAAGCGCAAGCGCTACCTCACGTTTTATGAGGACGAGCATCCCATTGCGGCGCAGCTTTTCGGGTCGAATCCGGAGACGCTGGCCGAGGGGGCGCGCATTGTGGAAGACACCGGCTTTGACATGGTGGACCTGAATCTTGGCTGCCCGGCCAAGCGCGTAGTGGCGTGCAACGGCGGCAGCGGCCTGCTGCGCGACCTGCCGCTGATTGCGAAGATATTTGAAGCAGTGCGCGGGGCGGTGAAGATTCCTTTCACGGTCAAGTTCCGGCTGGGCTGGAACGATCAGCACATCATTTGCGTTCCGCTGGCGCGGCTGGCCGAAGAAAGCGGGCTGAATGCCGTGTCACTGCATGCTCGCACGCGCGAGCAGGGCTACTCCGGTCAGGCACGGTGGGAGCACATTGCGGAAGTGAAGGATGCGGTGCGGATTCCGGTGATTGGCAACGGCGATGTGCGCACGCCGGAAGATGCCTGCGCGCTGGTGGCGAAGACGGGCTGCGACGGGGTGATGATTGGCCGTGCGGCTCCGGCGAATCCGTGGATTTTTCGCCAGATTGCACAGTACACGGCGACGGGCCGCTATGACGAGCCCAGCGAGGCGGATCGCTACCAGATGATTCGCACCTACTTTGAGATGCTGCTCGACGAGGGCCGCGAAGATGAGCATGCCTCGCGTGCGGCCGAGGGCAAGATGAAGCAGTTTGCCTCATGGTTCACGCATGGAGTGCCGGGTGGTGCGGGGTTGCGCAAGTCCATTTATGAGGCAAAGACGGGGCCGAAGATTCTGGATGCGGTGGAGCGGTTTTTTGAGACGCGCCTGA
The DNA window shown above is from Acidobacterium capsulatum ATCC 51196 and carries:
- a CDS encoding MarR family winged helix-turn-helix transcriptional regulator, whose product is MKKPPPTHAALAEPASTRPRTKPEPVRAPAPERATPPEEDLSGLHTWLILWKAQRAVGQNAHRSIAGLGLGLSEFAALELLLHKGPQPVNTIGKKILLTSGSITTAVDRLESRGLVRRMPHPTDHRARLVELTSEGRDLIQCAFRRHRLDMEETAAALSPQERRELMRLLRKWGHSAAERLSER
- a CDS encoding YceI family protein, producing the protein MKTVYKIDPAHSGAQFTVRHMMISNVRGGFSNVQGTIEYDPQNVAATSIESVIDVNTINTLDAQRDAHLKSPDFLHAEQHPTITFKSKKFESAGDGEAKVTGDLTIHGVTKEVVLNVEGPTPEAKDPFGNVRIGASATTKIKRSEFGLTWNAAIETGGVLVGDDLKIELEISAIRA
- a CDS encoding pirin family protein, whose product is MSLRAPREILETKTTMEGAGVKLERAFGFGKTKDFDPFLLFDDFRNDDPKNYLAGFPWHPHRGIETITYVLAGEVEHGDSLGNRGSLTGGDLQWMTAGSGILHHEMPKGDAQGRMHGFQLWANLPASLKMTAPRYQDIPSAAIPEVTEDDGTHVRVLCGEFWGQRGPVEGVAADPQYIDVSVPPGKKRRLKVDVTRNAFAYVFAGAGTFRDASEPRAVLTEQAHAPEAAPVYDAKNHTMVLFDRGDEIVVQAGPEGIRFLLISGKPIEEPVAWYGPIVMNTQEELRTAMSELQSGKFIKHP
- a CDS encoding AsmA-like C-terminal region-containing protein → MIVAILLGIGQWVVNNAEPMLRRRIVDSLSARLNSRVVLQHFHVSLVAGLSATGSGLQIYPNDMPSGRPLATVEKFSFHTHWHDLFRSPMNIALVKVSGLHLNIPPKQVRQQVKALHPMRGQKGSHKQSINVDRVQVDHAVLNIMSSKPGKPPMMFVISNIRMGAAEKGKGRHFTAQLINPKPVGAIATDGYFGPFHADDPGQTPVSGDYSFAHADLGTIKGIGGMLSSKGHYQGQLNHIVVDGETDTPDFSLSTANTPVPLHTQFHAIVDGTNGNTYLQPVNAMLNHSKIVARGEVVRGPGGKGHEIDLKVESGPANIEDFLRLAVKTTPPLMSGAVTLHFSLKIPPGKVSVVKKLQLDGTFQLKNAHFNNPKFQAAVDELSLRAQGRPKKAKTIGKARKQGNLDQVQMPDAASQMQGHFYLGNGKLRLQHLVYTVKGAVVGLDGVYSLDGKQFDLHGVVRTSAKASQMVTGWKHWALKIANPFLSKKNAGMQVPIQIHGTRSSPHFGLDFKHRHEDEKALPKGKRVQPPPQ
- the rpmE gene encoding 50S ribosomal protein L31, translated to MPKQNIHPNYNEIHVKCACGNDFTTRSTHRGDIHVEICSACHPFFTGKQKLIDTAGRVERFRRKYAKVEAAK
- the dusB gene encoding tRNA dihydrouridine synthase DusB; the protein is MKKQWDNPVEYTMPEGVRVPASMDIGGVVVAPATVLAPMAGVTDTVFRRFIRNASLFAEGGAGAANVDREVTNQQSGCGLIMTEFTSADGLSKMRESKRKRYLTFYEDEHPIAAQLFGSNPETLAEGARIVEDTGFDMVDLNLGCPAKRVVACNGGSGLLRDLPLIAKIFEAVRGAVKIPFTVKFRLGWNDQHIICVPLARLAEESGLNAVSLHARTREQGYSGQARWEHIAEVKDAVRIPVIGNGDVRTPEDACALVAKTGCDGVMIGRAAPANPWIFRQIAQYTATGRYDEPSEADRYQMIRTYFEMLLDEGREDEHASRAAEGKMKQFASWFTHGVPGGAGLRKSIYEAKTGPKILDAVERFFETRLSGEALEPLQRMEDVPEDFPAMDSAACAG